A section of the Citrus sinensis cultivar Valencia sweet orange chromosome 8, DVS_A1.0, whole genome shotgun sequence genome encodes:
- the LOC102578002 gene encoding elongation factor 1-alpha, with protein MGKEKTHINIVVIGHVDSGKSTTTGHLIYKLGGIDKRVIERFEKEAAEMNKRSFKYAWVLDKLKAERERGITIDIALWKFETTKYYCTVIDAPGHRDFIKNMITGTSQADCAVLIIDSTTGGFEAGISKDGQTREHALLAFTLGVKQMICCCNKMDATTPKYSKARYDEIVKEVSSYLKKVGYNPEKVPFVPISGFEGDNMIERSTNLDWYKGPTLLDALDNINEPKRPSDKPLRLPLQDVYKIGGIGTVPVGRVETGVLKPGMVVTFGPSGLTTEVKSVEMHHEALQEALPGDNVGFNVKNVAVKDLKRGFVASNSKDDPAREAANFTSQVIIMNHPGQIGNGYAPVLDCHTSHIAVKFSELVTKIDRRSGKELEKEPKFLKNGDAGMVKMIPTKPMVVETFSDYPPLGRFAVRDMRQTVAVGVIKNVEKKDPTGAKVTKSAAKKK; from the exons ATGGGTAAGGAGAAGACTCACATCAACATTGTGGTGATTGGCCATGTCGACTCTGGAAAGTCGACCACCACCGGACACTTGATCTACAAGCTTGGTGGTATTGACAAGCGTGTGATCGAGAGGTTCGAGAAGGAAGCTGCTGAGATGAACAAGAGGTCATTCAAGTACGCCTGGGTGCTCGACAAGCTCAAGGCTGAGCGTGAACGTGGTATTACCATTGATATTGCCTTGTGGAAGTTCGAGACCACCAAGTACTACTGCACCGTCATTGATGCTCCCGGACATCGTGACTTTATCAAGAACATGATTACCGGTACCTCACAGGCTGACTGTGCCGTCCTTATCATTGACTCCACCACCGGTGGTTTTGAAGCTGGTATCTCCAAGGATGGTCAGACTCGTGAGCATGCTTTGCTTGCTTTCACCCTTGGTGTGAAGCAGATGATTTGCTGCTGTAACAAG ATGGACGCCACCACCCCCAAGTACTCAAAGGCTAGGTACGATGAAATTGTGAAGGAGGTCTCTTCCTACCTGAAGAAGGTTGGATACAACCCCGAGAAAGTCCCATTCGTGCCCATCTCTGGTTTCGAGGGTGACAACATGATTGAGAGGTCTACCAACCTTGACTGGTACAAGGGTCCAACCCTGCTGGACGCTCTTGACAATATCAATGAGCCAAAGAGGCCCTCAGACAAGCCCCTTCGTCTGCCACTCCAGGACGTGTACAAGATTGGTGGCATTGGAACCGTCCCAGTGGGTCGCGTTGAGACCGGTGTCCTCAAGCCTGGTATGGTGGTGACATTTGGCCCCTCTGGATTGACAACTGAGGTTAAGTCTGTTGAGATGCACCACGAAGCTCTGCAGGAGGCCCTTCCGGGTGACAATGTTGGCTTCAACGTGAAGAACGTTGCTGTCAAGGATCTCAAGCGTGGTTTTGTTGCTTCCAACTCGAAGGATGATCCGGCCAGGGAAGCTGCCAACTTCACCTCACAGGTCATCATCATGAACCACCCTGGCCAGATTGGAAATGGATATGCCCCAGTGCTTGACTGCCACACCTCCCACATTGCCGTCAAGTTTTCTGAGCTCGTGACGAAGATTGATAGGCGATCAGGCAAGGAGCTTGAGAAGGAGCCCAAGTTCTTGAAGAATGGAGATGCTGGAATGGTTAAGATGATTCCCACCAAGCCCATGGTTGTTGAAACCTTCTCTGACTACCCACCTCTTGGTCGTTTTGCCGTTAGGGACATGCGTCAGACTGTTGCTGTTGGTGTGATTAAGAATGTTGAAAAGAAGGATCCAACAGGTGCCAAGGTCACCAAGTCTGCAGCCAAGAAGAAGTGA
- the LOC102617716 gene encoding elongation factor 1-alpha-like, producing the protein MGKEKTHINIVVIGHVDSGKSTTTGHLIYKLGGIDKRVIERFEKEAAEMNKRSFKYAWVLDKLKAERERGITIDIALWKFETTKYYCTVIDAPGHRDFIKNMITGTSQADCAVLIIDSTTGGFEAGISKDGQTREHALLAFTLGVKQMICCCNKMDATTPKYSKARYDEIVKEVSSYLKKVGYNPEKVPFVPISGFEGDNMIERSTNLDWYKGPTLLDALDNINEPKRPSDKPLRLPLQDVYKIGGIGTVPVGRVETGVLKPGMVVTFGPSGLTTEVKSVEMHHEALQEALPGDNVGFNVKNVAVKDLKRGFVASNSKDDPAREAANFTSQVIIMNHPGQIGNGYAPVLDCHTSHIAVKFSELVTKIDRRSGKELEKEPKFLKNGDAGMVKMIPTKPMVVETFSDYPPLGRFAVRDMRQTVAVGVIKSVEKKDPTGAKVTKSAAKKK; encoded by the exons ATGGGTAAGGAGAAGACTCACATCAACATTGTGGTCATCGGCCATGTCGACTCTGGAAAGTCGACCACCACCGGACACTTGATCTACAAGCTTGGTGGTATTGACAAGCGTGTGATCGAGAGGTTCGAGAAGGAAGCTGCTGAGATGAACAAGAGGTCATTCAAATACGCCTGGGTGCTCGACAAGCTCAAGGCTGAGCGTGAACGTGGTATTACCATTGATATTGCCTTGTGGAAGTTCGAGACCACCAAGTACTACTGCACCGTCATTGATGCTCCCGGACATCGTGACTTTATCAAGAACATGATTACCGGTACCTCACAGGCTGACTGTGCCGTCCTTATCATTGACTCCACCACCGGTGGTTTTGAAGCTGGTATCTCCAAGGATGGTCAGACTCGTGAGCATGCTTTGCTTGCTTTCACCCTTGGTGTGAAGCAGATGATTTGCTGCTGTAACAAG ATGGACGCCACCACCCCCAAGTACTCAAAGGCTAGGTACGATGAAATTGTGAAGGAGGTCTCTTCCTACCTGAAGAAGGTTGGATACAACCCCGAGAAAGTCCCATTCGTGCCCATCTCTGGTTTCGAGGGTGACAACATGATTGAGAGGTCTACCAACCTTGACTGGTACAAGGGTCCAACCCTGCTGGACGCTCTTGACAATATCAATGAGCCGAAGAGGCCCTCAGACAAGCCCCTTCGTCTGCCACTCCAGGACGTGTACAAGATTGGTGGCATTGGAACCGTCCCAGTGGGTCGCGTTGAGACCGGTGTCCTCAAGCCTGGTATGGTGGTGACATTTGGCCCCTCTGGATTGACAACTGAGGTTAAGTCTGTTGAGATGCACCACGAAGCTCTGCAGGAGGCCCTTCCGGGTGACAATGTTGGTTTCAACGTGAAGAACGTTGCTGTCAAGGATCTCAAGCGTGGTTTTGTTGCTTCCAACTCGAAGGATGATCCGGCCAGGGAAGCTGCCAACTTCACCTCACAGGTCATCATCATGAACCACCCTGGCCAGATTGGAAATGGATATGCCCCAGTGCTTGACTGCCACACCTCCCACATTGCCGTCAAGTTTTCTGAGCTCGTGACGAAGATTGATAGGCGATCAGGCAAGGAGCTTGAGAAGGAGCCCAAGTTCTTGAAGAATGGAGACGCCGGAATGGTTAAGATGATTCCCACCAAGCCCATGGTTGTTGAAACCTTCTCCGATTACCCACCCCTTGGTCGTTTTGCTGTTAGGGACATGCGTCAGACTGTTGCTGTGGGTGTTATCAAGAGTGTTGAGAAGAAGGATCCCACAGGTGCGAAGGTCACCAAGTCCGCAGCCAAgaagaaatga
- the LOC102616531 gene encoding pentatricopeptide repeat-containing protein At2g27800, mitochondrial-like — MMIIAGRNWLRQIFSHGTFNKHLCCTNSSHNSKTLSNYYLSQTQINPHLKLSSNAILCSCYSAIALSRSSGRGVGKRSKADSKPALDDTQFRCAVSELPPRFNNEELCNVMTLQEDPLVCLELFNWASKQPRFRHDASTYHIMTRKLGAAKMYQEMDGVVNQMLATPCFCGTEALYNTIIYFFAEARKLSRAVYVFKYMKNSRNLECRPSIRSYNILFTAFLSRGKNTYINHVYMETIRCLFKQMVNDGIEPDIFSLNSMIKGYILSNHVNDALRIFHQMGVVYNCLPNSFSYDYLIHGLCAQGRTKNARELCDEMKRKGFVPSSKSYNSLVSALALNGEVEETVKNLWEMIEKQRPVDFITYRTVLDEICRRGRAGEAMKLLKELQNKNLIDGYTYTKLLDVLEDDFGNSIRHHLR, encoded by the exons ATGATGATCATAGCTGGTAGAAATTGGTTGAGGCAAATTTTCTCTCACGGaacatttaacaaacattTGTGCTGCACAAACAGTTCTCATAATTCTAAAACTTTGTCTAATTACTATTTGAGCCAAACCCAGATTAACCCGCATTTGAAATTGTCTTCAAATGCAATTTTATGTTCTTGTTACTCAGCTATAGCTCTATCAAGGTCTTCGGGCAGAGGAGTTGGTAAAAGGTCAAAAGCTGACAGCAAGCCTGCACTTGATGACACACAATTTCGTTGCGCAGTGTCTGAACTCCCGCCAAGATTCAATAATGAAGAGTTATGTAATGTTATGACTCTTCAAGAGGATCCTTTAGTGTGTTTGGAGCTATTTAATTGGGCATCAAAGCAGCCTAGGTTTAGGCACGACGCGTCCACTTATCACATCATGACAAGGAAGCTTGGTGCAGCGAAGATGTACCAAGAGATGGATGGTGTGGTTAATCAAATGCTTGCAACTCCTTGTTTTTGTGGTACTGAGGCTCTTTACAATAcgataatatattttttcgcTGAAGCTAGGAAGTTGAGTAGAGCTGTGTATGTGTTTAAATATATGAAGAATAGTAGGAACTTGGAATGTAGGCCTTCAATCAGATCATACAATATTCTCTTCACAGCTTTTTTGAGTCGGGGAAAAAATACTTACATAAATCATGTGTATATGGAGACTATTAGATGTTTGTTCAAGCAAATGGTCAATGATGGGATTGAACCTGATATTTTCTCATTGAATTCTATGATAAAAGGGTACATACTCTCAAATCATGTCAATGATGCCCTTAGAATATTCCATCAAATGGGTGTGGTCTATAATTGCCTGCCCAACTCATTTTCCTACGATTACTTGATCCATGGGCTATGTGCTCAAGGTCGAACAAAGAATGCTAGGGAGTTGTGCGATGAGATGAAAAGGAAGGGTTTTGTTCCAAGTAGTAAATCATATAACTCGCTTGTGAGTGCATTGGCTCTCAATGGGGAGGTTGAGGAGACGGTAAAAAATCTTTGGGAGATGATTGAAAAGCAGAggcctgttgatttcattacATATAGGACAGTCTTGGATGAAATCTGCAGAAGAGGACGGGCTGGAGAAGCGATGAAATTGTTGAAGGAGTTGCAAAACAAAAACCTCATAGATGGCTATACATACACGAAGCTTTTAGATGTACTTGAAGATGACTTTGGAAATTCAATCAGACACCATTTAAG ATAA
- the LOC102617424 gene encoding elongation factor 1-alpha, with protein sequence MGKEKTHINIVVIGHVDSGKSTTTGHLIYKLGGIDKRVIERFEKEAAEMNKRSFKYAWVLDKLKAERERGITIDIALWKFETTKYYCTVIDAPGHRDFIKNMITGTSQADCAVLIIDSTTGGFEAGISKDGQTREHALLAFTLGVKQMICCCNKMDATTPKYSKARYDEIVKEVSSYLKKVGYNPEKVPFVPISGFEGDNMIERSTNLDWYKGPTLLDALDNINEPKRPSDKPLRLPLQDVYKIGGIGTVPVGRVETGVLKPGMVVTFGPSGLTTEVKSVEMHHEALQEALPGDNVGFNVKNVAVKDLKRGFVASNSKDDPAREAANFTSQVIIMNHPGQIGNGYAPVLDCHTSHIAVKFSELVTKIDRRSGKELEKEPKFLKNGDAGMVKMIPTKPMVVETFSDYPPLGRFAVRDMRQTVAVGVIKNVEKKDPTGAKVTKSAAKKK encoded by the exons ATGGGTAAGGAGAAGACTCACATCAACATTGTGGTCATCGGCCATGTCGACTCTGGAAAGTCGACCACCACCGGACACTTGATCTACAAGCTTGGTGGTATTGACAAGCGTGTGATCGAGAGGTTCGAGAAGGAAGCTGCTGAGATGAACAAGAGGTCATTCAAATACGCCTGGGTGCTCGACAAGCTCAAGGCTGAGCGTGAACGTGGTATTACCATTGATATTGCCTTGTGGAAGTTCGAGACCACCAAGTACTACTGCACCGTCATTGATGCTCCCGGACATCGTGACTTTATCAAGAACATGATTACCGGTACCTCACAGGCTGACTGTGCTGTCCTCATCATTGACTCTACCACTGGTGGTTTTGAAGCTGGTATCTCCAAGGATGGTCAGACTCGTGAGCATGCTTTGCTTGCTTTCACCCTTGGTGTGAAGCAGATGATTTGCTGCTGTAACAAG ATGGACGCCACCACCCCCAAGTATTCAAAGGCTAGGTACGATGAAATTGTGAAGGAGGTCTCTTCCTACCTGAAGAAGGTTGGATACAACCCCGAGAAAGTCCCATTCGTGCCCATCTCTGGTTTCGAGGGTGACAACATGATTGAGAGGTCTACCAACCTTGACTGGTACAAGGGTCCAACCCTGCTGGACGCTCTTGACAATATCAATGAGCCGAAGAGGCCCTCAGACAAGCCCCTTCGTCTGCCACTCCAGGACGTGTACAAGATTGGTGGCATTGGAACCGTCCCAGTGGGTCGCGTTGAGACCGGTGTCCTCAAGCCTGGTATGGTGGTGACATTTGGCCCCTCTGGATTGACAACTGAGGTTAAGTCTGTTGAGATGCACCACGAAGCTCTGCAGGAGGCCCTTCCGGGTGACAATGTTGGCTTCAACGTGAAGAACGTTGCTGTCAAGGATCTCAAGCGTGGTTTTGTTGCTTCCAACTCGAAGGATGATCCAGCCAGGGAAGCTGCCAACTTCACCTCACAGGTCATCATCATGAACCACCCTGGCCAGATTGGAAATGGATATGCCCCAGTGCTTGACTGCCACACCTCCCACATTGCCGTCAAGTTTTCTGAGCTCGTGACGAAGATTGATAGGCGATCAGGCAAGGAGCTTGAGAAGGAGCCCAAGTTCTTGAAGAATGGAGATGCTGGAATGGTTAAGATGATTCCCACCAAGCCCATGGTTGTTGAAACCTTCTCTGACTACCCACCTCTTGGTCGTTTTGCCGTTAGGGACATGCGTCAGACTGTTGCTGTTGGTGTGATTAAGAATGTTGAAAAGAAGGATCCAACAGGTGCCAAGGTCACCAAGTCTGCAGCCAAGAAGAAGTGA